In Mus musculus strain C57BL/6J chromosome 9, GRCm38.p6 C57BL/6J, one genomic interval encodes:
- the Usp28 gene encoding ubiquitin carboxyl-terminal hydrolase 28 isoform X6, whose amino-acid sequence MFMQELQYLFALLLGSNRKFVDPSAALDLLKGAFRSSEEQQQDVSEFTHKLLDWLEDAFQLAVNVNSHLRNKSENPMVQLFYGTFLTEGVREGKPFCNNETFGQYPLQVNGYHNLDECLEGAMVEGDIALLPSDRSVKYGQERWFTKLPPVLTFELSRFEFNQSLGQPEKIHNKLEFPQIIYMDRYMYKSKELIRSKRESVRKLKEEIQVLQQKLERYVKYGSGPSRFPLPDMLKYVIEFASTKPASESCLSGSAEHVTLPLPSVHCPISDLTPKESSSPESCSQNAGSTFSSPEDALPSSEGMNGPFTSPHSSLETPAPPAPRTVTDEEMNFVKTCLQRWRSEIEQDIQDLKNCISSSTKAIEQMYCDPLLRQVPYRLHAVLVHEGQASAGHYWAYIYNQPRQTWLKYNDISVTESSWEELERDSYGGLRNVSAYCLMYINDNLPHFSAEASSNESDETAGEVEALSVELRQYIQEDNWRFQQEVEEWEEEQSCKIPQMESSPNSSSQDFSTSQESPAVSSHEVRCLSSEHAVIAKEQTAQAIANTAHAYEKSGVEAALSEHNEAEPKKPQETNLAEQLEQAAEARDTEAAAAPNSEVSEVEIPSVGRILVRSDADGYDEEVMLSPAMQGVILAIAKARQTFDRDGSEAGLIKAFHEEYSRLYQLAKETPTSHSDPRLQHVLVYFFQNEAPKRVVERTLLEQFADRNLSYDERSISIMKVAQAKLMEIGPDDMNMEEYKRWHEDYSLFRKVSVYLLTGLELFQKGKYQEALSYLVYAYQSNAGLLVKGPRRGVKESVIALYRRKCLLELNAKAASLFETNDDHSVTEGINVMNELIIPCIHLIINNDISKDDLDAIEVMRNHWCSYLGKDIAENLQLCLGEFLPRLLDPSAEIIVLKEPPTIRPNSPYDLCNRFAAVMESIQGVSTVTVK is encoded by the exons CAGCCATCTCAGGAATAAATCTGAAAATCCCATGGTGCAGCTATTCTACGGTACTTTTCTGACAGAAGGGGTCCGAGAAG GAAAGCCCTTTTGTAACAATGAGACCTTCGGCCAGTATCCTCTTCAGGTAAACGGTTACCACAACTTAGACGAATGTTTGGAAGGGGCCATGGTGGAAGGTGACATCGCGCTGCTTCCTTCGGATCGTTCCGTGAAGTATGGGCAGGAG CGTTGGTTTACAAAGCTGCCTCCAGTGTTGACCTTTGAACTCTCCAGATTTGAGTTTAATCAGTCTCTTGGGCAGCCTGAAAAAATTCATAATAAGCTGGAATTTCCTCAGATTATCTATATGGATAG GTACATGTATAAGAGCAAAGAGCTTATCCGAAGTAAGAGAGAGAGCGTTCGGAAGTTGAAGGAGGAAATACAAGTTCTGCAGCAGAAGTTAGAAAG GTATGTGAAGTACGGCTCGGGCCCATCTCGGTTCCCACTTCCCGACATGTTGAAATACGTTATTGAATTTGCCAGTACAAAACCTGCCTCTGAAAGCTGTCTGTCTGGAAGTGCTGAGCATGTGACATTACCACTTCCCTCGGTGCACTGCCCGATTTCTGACCTCACACCCAAGGAAAG TTCAAGTCCAGAAAGCTGCTCTCAGAATGCTGGAAGTACCTTTTCCTCTCCAGAAGATGCTCTTCCCAGCTCTGAGGGGATGAATGGGCCATTTACCTCTCCTCACTCGTCTCTGGAAACGCCTGCACCCCCAGCTCCTCGGACAGtcacagatgaagaaatgaaCTTCGTTAAGACCTGTCTTCAGAGGTGGCGGAGTGAAATTGAACAGGATATACAAG ACCTAAAGAACTGTATCTCGAGCAGCACGAAGGCGATTGAGCAGATGTACTGTGACCCTCTTCTTCGTCAG GTGCCTTATCGCTTACATGCAGTTCTTGTTCACGAAGGACAAGCCAGTGCAGGACACTACTGGGCATACATCTACAACCAGCCCCGGCAGACCTGGCTCAAATACAACGACATCTCTGTTACTGAGTCTTCCTGGGAGGAACTTGAAAGAGATTCTTACGGGGGCCTGAGAAATGTCAGCGCCTACTGCTTGATGTATATCAATGACAACTTGCCCCACTTCAGTGCAG AGGCATCTTCTAATGAATCTGATGAGACTGCAGGAGAAGTGGAAGCCCTGTCTGTGGAACTCAGGCAGTACATTCAGGAAGATAACTGGAGGTTTCAGCAAGAGgtggaggaatgggaggaagaacAGTCCTGTAAGATCCCACAGATGGAGTCCTCCCCGAACTCTTCCTCACAGGATTTCTCCACATCACAAG aGTCTCCAGCAGTGTCCTCTCATGAGGTCCGATGCTTGTCTTCTGAGCATGCTGTGATTGCAAAAGAACAGACTGCCCAGGCAATTGCCAACACAGCTCATGCCTACGAGAAGAGTGGTGTAGAAGCAGCCTTGAGTGAG CATAATGAAGCTGAGCCCAAGAAGCCCCAGGAAACAAACCTTGCAGAGCAGTTAGAGCAGGCGGCCGAGGCCAGGGACACGGAGGCTGCTGCCGCACCTAACTCTGAGGTCTCTGAAGTGGAGATTCCCAGTGTGGGAAGGATTCTTGTTAGGTCTGATGCAGATGGCTATGATGAGGAG GTGATGCTGAGCCCTGCCATGCAAGGGGTCATCCTGGCCATAGCTAAAGCACGCCAGACCTTTGACCGAGATGGGTCTGAAGCAGGGCTTATTAAG GCATTTCATGAGGAGTACTCCAGGCTCTATCAGCTTGCCAAAGAGACACCCACCTCTCACAGTGACCCTCGCCTTCAGCATGTTCTTGTCTACTTTTTCCAAAATGAAGCACCCAAGAGGGTAGTAGAACGGACCCTTCTGGAACAGTTTGCGGATAGAAACCTTAGCTATGATGAGAG ATCTATCAGTATCATGAAGGTGGCTCAGGCCAAATTGATGGAAATTGGTCCAGATGACATGAACATGGAAGAGTATAAG AGGTGGCATGAAGATTATAGTCTGTTCCGAAAGGTGTCTGTGTACCTTCTAACGGGCCTGGAACTCTTCCAAAAAGGAAA GTACCAGGAAGCATTGTCCTACCTGGTGTACGCATACCAGAGCAACGCTGGCCTGCTGGTGAAGGGGCCCCGAAGGGGCGTGAAGGAGTCTGTGATTGCCTTATACCGCAGAAAATGCCTTCTG GAGCTGAATGCCAAGGCTGCTTCTCTTTTTGAAACAAATGACGACCATTCTGTAACAGAGGGCATTAATGTAATGAATGAGTTGATCATTCCCTGCATCCACCTGATCATTAATAACGACATCTCCAAGGACGACCTCGATGCCATCGAGGTCATGAGGAACCACTGGTGCTCTTACCTGGGGAAGGATATTGCAG AGAATCTGCAGCTGTGCTTAGGAGAGTTCCTACCCAGGCTTCTAGATCCTTCTGCAGAAATCATCGTCCTAAAGGAGCCTCCAACTATTCGACCGAATTCTCCCTATGATCTTTGCAACCGGTTTGCAGCTGTCATGGAGTCCATTCAAGGAGTTTCAACAGTAACCGTGAAATAA
- the Usp28 gene encoding ubiquitin carboxyl-terminal hydrolase 28 isoform X7, whose product MVQLFYGTFLTEGVREGKPFCNNETFGQYPLQVNGYHNLDECLEGAMVEGDIALLPSDRSVKYGQERWFTKLPPVLTFELSRFEFNQSLGQPEKIHNKLEFPQIIYMDRYMYKSKELIRSKRESVRKLKEEIQVLQQKLERYVKYGSGPSRFPLPDMLKYVIEFASTKPASESCLSGSAEHVTLPLPSVHCPISDLTPKESSSPESCSQNAGSTFSSPEDALPSSEGMNGPFTSPHSSLETPAPPAPRTVTDEEMNFVKTCLQRWRSEIEQDIQDLKNCISSSTKAIEQMYCDPLLRQVPYRLHAVLVHEGQASAGHYWAYIYNQPRQTWLKYNDISVTESSWEELERDSYGGLRNVSAYCLMYINDNLPHFSAEASSNESDETAGEVEALSVELRQYIQEDNWRFQQEVEEWEEEQSCKIPQMESSPNSSSQDFSTSQESPAVSSHEVRCLSSEHAVIAKEQTAQAIANTAHAYEKSGVEAALSEHNEAEPKKPQETNLAEQLEQAAEARDTEAAAAPNSEVSEVEIPSVGRILVRSDADGYDEEVMLSPAMQGVILAIAKARQTFDRDGSEAGLIKAFHEEYSRLYQLAKETPTSHSDPRLQHVLVYFFQNEAPKRVVERTLLEQFADRNLSYDERSISIMKVAQAKLMEIGPDDMNMEEYKRWHEDYSLFRKVSVYLLTGLELFQKGKYQEALSYLVYAYQSNAGLLVKGPRRGVKESVIALYRRKCLLELNAKAASLFETNDDHSVTEGINVMNELIIPCIHLIINNDISKDDLDAIEVMRNHWCSYLGKDIAENLQLCLGEFLPRLLDPSAEIIVLKEPPTIRPNSPYDLCNRFAAVMESIQGVSTVTVK is encoded by the exons ATGGTGCAGCTATTCTACGGTACTTTTCTGACAGAAGGGGTCCGAGAAG GAAAGCCCTTTTGTAACAATGAGACCTTCGGCCAGTATCCTCTTCAGGTAAACGGTTACCACAACTTAGACGAATGTTTGGAAGGGGCCATGGTGGAAGGTGACATCGCGCTGCTTCCTTCGGATCGTTCCGTGAAGTATGGGCAGGAG CGTTGGTTTACAAAGCTGCCTCCAGTGTTGACCTTTGAACTCTCCAGATTTGAGTTTAATCAGTCTCTTGGGCAGCCTGAAAAAATTCATAATAAGCTGGAATTTCCTCAGATTATCTATATGGATAG GTACATGTATAAGAGCAAAGAGCTTATCCGAAGTAAGAGAGAGAGCGTTCGGAAGTTGAAGGAGGAAATACAAGTTCTGCAGCAGAAGTTAGAAAG GTATGTGAAGTACGGCTCGGGCCCATCTCGGTTCCCACTTCCCGACATGTTGAAATACGTTATTGAATTTGCCAGTACAAAACCTGCCTCTGAAAGCTGTCTGTCTGGAAGTGCTGAGCATGTGACATTACCACTTCCCTCGGTGCACTGCCCGATTTCTGACCTCACACCCAAGGAAAG TTCAAGTCCAGAAAGCTGCTCTCAGAATGCTGGAAGTACCTTTTCCTCTCCAGAAGATGCTCTTCCCAGCTCTGAGGGGATGAATGGGCCATTTACCTCTCCTCACTCGTCTCTGGAAACGCCTGCACCCCCAGCTCCTCGGACAGtcacagatgaagaaatgaaCTTCGTTAAGACCTGTCTTCAGAGGTGGCGGAGTGAAATTGAACAGGATATACAAG ACCTAAAGAACTGTATCTCGAGCAGCACGAAGGCGATTGAGCAGATGTACTGTGACCCTCTTCTTCGTCAG GTGCCTTATCGCTTACATGCAGTTCTTGTTCACGAAGGACAAGCCAGTGCAGGACACTACTGGGCATACATCTACAACCAGCCCCGGCAGACCTGGCTCAAATACAACGACATCTCTGTTACTGAGTCTTCCTGGGAGGAACTTGAAAGAGATTCTTACGGGGGCCTGAGAAATGTCAGCGCCTACTGCTTGATGTATATCAATGACAACTTGCCCCACTTCAGTGCAG AGGCATCTTCTAATGAATCTGATGAGACTGCAGGAGAAGTGGAAGCCCTGTCTGTGGAACTCAGGCAGTACATTCAGGAAGATAACTGGAGGTTTCAGCAAGAGgtggaggaatgggaggaagaacAGTCCTGTAAGATCCCACAGATGGAGTCCTCCCCGAACTCTTCCTCACAGGATTTCTCCACATCACAAG aGTCTCCAGCAGTGTCCTCTCATGAGGTCCGATGCTTGTCTTCTGAGCATGCTGTGATTGCAAAAGAACAGACTGCCCAGGCAATTGCCAACACAGCTCATGCCTACGAGAAGAGTGGTGTAGAAGCAGCCTTGAGTGAG CATAATGAAGCTGAGCCCAAGAAGCCCCAGGAAACAAACCTTGCAGAGCAGTTAGAGCAGGCGGCCGAGGCCAGGGACACGGAGGCTGCTGCCGCACCTAACTCTGAGGTCTCTGAAGTGGAGATTCCCAGTGTGGGAAGGATTCTTGTTAGGTCTGATGCAGATGGCTATGATGAGGAG GTGATGCTGAGCCCTGCCATGCAAGGGGTCATCCTGGCCATAGCTAAAGCACGCCAGACCTTTGACCGAGATGGGTCTGAAGCAGGGCTTATTAAG GCATTTCATGAGGAGTACTCCAGGCTCTATCAGCTTGCCAAAGAGACACCCACCTCTCACAGTGACCCTCGCCTTCAGCATGTTCTTGTCTACTTTTTCCAAAATGAAGCACCCAAGAGGGTAGTAGAACGGACCCTTCTGGAACAGTTTGCGGATAGAAACCTTAGCTATGATGAGAG ATCTATCAGTATCATGAAGGTGGCTCAGGCCAAATTGATGGAAATTGGTCCAGATGACATGAACATGGAAGAGTATAAG AGGTGGCATGAAGATTATAGTCTGTTCCGAAAGGTGTCTGTGTACCTTCTAACGGGCCTGGAACTCTTCCAAAAAGGAAA GTACCAGGAAGCATTGTCCTACCTGGTGTACGCATACCAGAGCAACGCTGGCCTGCTGGTGAAGGGGCCCCGAAGGGGCGTGAAGGAGTCTGTGATTGCCTTATACCGCAGAAAATGCCTTCTG GAGCTGAATGCCAAGGCTGCTTCTCTTTTTGAAACAAATGACGACCATTCTGTAACAGAGGGCATTAATGTAATGAATGAGTTGATCATTCCCTGCATCCACCTGATCATTAATAACGACATCTCCAAGGACGACCTCGATGCCATCGAGGTCATGAGGAACCACTGGTGCTCTTACCTGGGGAAGGATATTGCAG AGAATCTGCAGCTGTGCTTAGGAGAGTTCCTACCCAGGCTTCTAGATCCTTCTGCAGAAATCATCGTCCTAAAGGAGCCTCCAACTATTCGACCGAATTCTCCCTATGATCTTTGCAACCGGTTTGCAGCTGTCATGGAGTCCATTCAAGGAGTTTCAACAGTAACCGTGAAATAA
- the Cldn25-ps gene encoding claudin 25, with the protein MACSFRGRVQLGGLLLSVLGWVCSCVTTVLPQWKTLTLDLNEMETWVSGLWEACVNQEEAGTVCKAFESFLSLPQELQVARILMVASHGLGLLGLLLSSCGLECFRFHRPGGVFKTRLCLLGGTLEASASATTLFPVSWVAYATFQDFWDDSIPEIVPRWEFGDALFLGWAAGLFLAVGGLLLIFSACLENEDGSSSWMADATAPQACAPVEEEFDGSFHLTPRPVNQVI; encoded by the coding sequence ATGGCCTGTAGCTTCCGTGGGAGAGTCCAGCTTGGAGGTCTGCTCCTCTCTGTCCTTGGCTGGGTGTGCTCCTGTGTCACCACCGTTCTTCCCCAGTGGAAGACTCTCACTCtggatctgaatgaaatggaaacCTGGGTCTCGGGACTCTGGGAGGCATGCGTGAATCAGGAGGAAGCTGGCACTGTATGCAAAGCCTTCGAGTCGTTTTTGTCTCTGCCCCAAGAGCTACAGGTAGCCCGAATTCTCATGGTGGCTTCCCATGGGCTGGGACTATTGGGACTTCTGCTGTCTAGCTGCGGGTTGGAATGCTTCCGGTTTCACAGGCCTGGAGGAGTTTTCAAGACTCGGCTGTGCCTCCTGGGAGGGACTCTGGAAGCATCAGCTTCAGCTACTACCCTCTTTCCAGTCTCCTGGGTGGCCTATGCCACATTTCAAGACTTCTGGGATGACAGCATCCCTGAGATTGTGCCCCGGTGGGAGTTTGGAGACGCCTTGTTCCTGGGCTGGGCTGCTGGGCTTTTCCTAGCTGTGGGTGGACTCCTCCTCATCTTTTCAGCTTGCCTGGAAAATGAAGATGGATCTTCTTCCTGGATGGCTGATGCCACGGCCCCACAAGCCTGTGCTCCAGTAGAGGAAGAATTTGATGGTTCCTTCCATCTCACACCAAGACCGGTGAACCAGGTCATCTAG